Proteins encoded within one genomic window of Anopheles gambiae chromosome 3, idAnoGambNW_F1_1, whole genome shotgun sequence:
- the LOC1278063 gene encoding uncharacterized protein LOC1278063 isoform X2, with protein MKRGRTEEIQFGQPRVQPPTGQQRIITTTQPHNVASSTGTTIQYQIPPNVIKTATPPDSVNSVTNLSTQQQQQQQGTQLVAPQQATSVQYTTTYNTTLGSNLVKTQQTTNPQQQQIHVVNASNQVRGPTHKSTVVNATAVATNAGTANSNSSVVSSGGVTAGGGQQVITTSMSPGVLPGGGGGAAQGPPPPPPQGQAQLQRLKVEDALSYLDQVKFRFGNQPQVYNDFLDIMKEFKSQSIDTPGVIQRVSNLFRGHPELIVGFNTFLPPGYKIEVQANDQGCYLFQVSVSVPPTASSGASVAPQPSPHKYNTIFQGGGQIATGGPGSGAGGTTVVTASSVGNASGTTGAVNLMAYGGGHAATAAPGASVPIHGGTPLQQPTGGTAGGNASPATAQNAQTLTATTTTTGGASGPQVAQNFSSRSDHHRERTISTGSVASNASLPTGVTASTASSTTVVSAVDATTGGGSAGATVVTGQATPSNIHRILTQQIISQQQQQQGTGAAGAGMVPAGMVTAPTQVQHHQQTTMQQVQPPPEAQTATVTTTVVPTPTATANQPVEFNHAITYVNKIKNRFHTQPEKYKRFLEILHTYQKEQKTYKEGAQSGCMTSAKQLTEAEVYTQVAQLFDNQEDLLREFGQFLPDATSHHNQAAMQQHHLASGKNNSHNLVVNASMHDHQHQQQQQQQQQQQQQQQQQQQPQQQQLGVPAGTAGIVGLGSGASGPAVHGGGGGGKKLGNSNLAGVGSGAGMANLKVYNSMQPANMGRLQQERDFSTMGTDGISIHGSGVGGGMPPGSTISVSSGAIRTAGGNIVGTAAVMLEKDRNHMGGVGSGPGSGGVGGVGGGGMNAKYIHGASIATMNATGAMVGGSVLPPGAGPNVVPSVMANLVSANVGGGGSGGGINAIKRSPSYAAGQIGLVGPGGPAGHGNNMSSSRDRGDGSGPPPIKRHKPICRDVSLAEASKYGTLNDYAFFDKVRKALRSPDVYEDFLRCLTLYNQEIVSKMELQTLVSPFLNRFPDLLKWFQDFLGPSTGVGGGAANDCIPLTAAAAAAARQDRDRTQSELAADVDLSTCKRLGASYCALPKSHEGVKCSGRTNLCRDVLNDTWVSFPTWAEDSTFVTSRKTQYEEFIYRCEDERFELDVVIETNSATIRVLEGVQKKLTRMSQDEVSRFRLDDCLGGTSTTIHQRALRRIYGDKAADIIQGLKKNPSVAVPVVLRRMKAKEEEWREAQKSFNKQWREQNEKYYLKSLDHQGINFKQTDIKALRSKSLFNEIETLFDEVSYMKRHEQNDDAAAVPQASGPHMTIPYKDKTILEDAANLLIHHVKRQTGIQKQEKARIKHILRQFVPDLFFAPRQQLSEDEREEDDKDTEMEQDEEVSSAGKSSSSGKKSSSNVPSFSGSNSTSNCNPSSNASGAATSTDTSATSTSVSEGTGKDGEGGNGGASKTVSMSSTSADLQSATSSSTTVTSSGAEASRTKEDGNGSSNTASGNDDSSTDKSTTIKIEIKEESDASMMQDPASASSGTTGQQPMSPPLPPHAVSKHIEEAYTLFFTNNSWYLFLRLHAILCERLRSIYERAQIIAAEERAYESTRNNSTATALRLKPKSEIRIEEYYNIFLDMLKNLLDGNMESSSYEDTLREMFGIHAYIAFTLDRVVQNAVRQLQHCVTERGALECVELFQAEQRRGGAGGLCRTANRRIAAELAYQRKAEAALQDENCFKIYIYKIDCRVTIELLDTESDDTANNFASTQAYGSYVNRLSNPAATGTGSDSGGGGGGGGGGSGGGGGGVGSGGGSVAAANAAASGSSVTGGASGAGGVGNSGGGSGVAETGASVNSSSGSSSGGNNNHNSTPAGTTNSSSSSSSNNSAAGGSTGNAEVKTETPDVELKPQQLVGSTRMPVFLSRNARHSRKHTVGKISVNIEGNPATLKELQAGDAGEEISPNSSKAAKASDANSSSSSFSSSSTSNGSKQQQSHSNVGGAEGEKQRALNESTSEATGATGGKVKFSQQEESGATTGKGETNPSSSPAAAAAAASATRDSCGNGGKAASSGNNNNLNNINNNNSICSTNKQLDNPLWFGGSGVKKAPPPERLPCMNGADRNLLYIDDSEQMKVNRTFKTNQVQKKNFTMYRPGALTRARKSHCRVTTRMNQRFKKVVDTWLDQHVTASQRAMCVDWLLGKRQDLMKNTTSVIVQDNGLSRTPYAPYNRYKVDQIEMMME; from the exons ATGAAGCGCGGGAGAACGGAAGAGATACAATTCGGGCAACCGCGGGTTCAGCCTCCGACGGGACAGCAGCGCATTATCACGACAACGCAACCGCACAATGTGGCCAGCAGCACTGGCACGACCATACAGTACCAGATTCCGCCGAATGTCATAAAGACGGCCACGCCGCCCGATTCAGTCAATTCCGTGACTAATCTGagcacccagcagcagcagcaacagcaagggACCCAGCTGGTCGCACCACAGCAGGCCACCAGTGTCCAGTACACAACCA CTTATAACACCACACTTGGAAGCAATTTGGTAAAAACCCAGCAAACAACGaatccacagcagcagcaaatccaCGTGGTGAACGCGTCGAATCAAGTGCGCGGCCCAACCCACAAAAGCACCGTGGTTAATGCCACGGCCGTCGCGACGAACGCGGGCACGGCAAACAGTAACAGTTCCGTAGTAAGCAGCGGCGGTGTAACCGCAGGAGGAGGACAGCAAGTTATAACGACCAGCATGTCGCCAGGCGTCCTGCCAGGAGGAGGCGGTGGTGCGGCACAGGGCCCGCCACCTCCTCCGCCCCAGGGGCAGGCCCAGCTGCAGCGGTTGAAGGTGGAGGACGCGCTCAGCTATCTCGACCAGGTGAAGTTCCGCTTTGGCAATCAGCCCCAGGTGTACAATGATTTCCTCGACATCATGAAAGAGTTCAAATCGCAAAGTATCGACACGCCCGGCGTCATCCAGCGAGTGTCCAACCTGTTCCGGGGTCATCCGGAGCTGATCGTTGGATTCAACACGTTCCTGCCGCCGGGATACAAGATCGAGGTGCAGGCGAACGACCAAGGCTGCTACCTGTTCCAGGTGTCCGTGTCGGTGCCGCCGACGGCATCGTCCGGTGCGTCCGTAGCGCCGCAACCCTCACCGCACAAGTACAACACGATCTTTCAGGGCGGCGGTCAGATAGCGACCGGTGGGCCCGGAAGTGGGGCGGGCGGAACGACCGTTGTAACAGCGAGCTCGGTCGGGAACGCTTCCGGCACGACCGGAGCCGTAAATCTCATGGCCTACGGCGGTGGGCATGCGGCCACCGCAGCGCCAGGCGCTAGCGTTCCCATTCACGGTGGCACTCCGTTGCAACAGCCGACGGGTGGCACGGCGGGAGGTAACGCTAGCCCGGCGACGGCACAGAACGCGCAAACATTAACGGCCACCACGACTACGACCGGGGGAGCATCCGGGCCGCAGGTGGCGCAGAATTTCTCCTCGCGCAGTGACCATCACCGCGAACGGACGATATCCACCGGTTCGGTCGCCAGCAATGCCAGCCTGCCGACGGGCGTTACCGCCTCTACGGCGTCGTCCACTACAGTGGTGTCGGCGGTAGACGCTACGACCGGCGGAGGATCAGCCGGCGCAACGGTTGTGACGGGCCAGGCAACGCCGTCCAACATACATCGGATATTAACGCAGCAGATTATctcgcaacagcaacagcagcagggaaCGGGAGCTGCCGGGGCAGGGATGGTGCCGGCGGGCATGGTGACCGCACCGacacaggtgcagcaccaccagcagacGACGATGCAGCAGGTGCAGCCGCCGCCGGAGGCGCAGACGGCGACCGTCACGACGACGGTGGTGCCGACGCCCACGGCCACCGCTAACCAGCCGGTCGAGTTCAATCATGCCATTACGTACGtgaacaaaatcaaaaaccGATTCCACACGCAGCCAGAAAAGTACAAACGCTTCCTCGAGATTCTGCACACCTACCAGAAGGAGCAGAAAACGTACAAGGAGGGAGCCCAGAGCGGTTGCATGACGAGCGCGAAGCAGCTGACCGAGGCGGAGGTGTACACCCAGGTGGCGCAGCTGTTCGACAATCAGGAGGATCTGCTGCGAGAGTTTGGGCAATTCCTGCCCGACGCGACCAGCCACCACAACCAGGCGGccatgcagcagcaccacctgGCCTCGGGCAAGAACAATTCGCATAATTTGGTGGTGAACGCCTCGATGCACGACcaccagcatcaacagcagcagcaacagcagcaacaacagcaacagcagcagcaacaacagcagcagccgcagcagcagcagttgggaGTGCCAGCCGGCACGGCGGGTATCGTTGGTCTAGGGAGCGGTGCTTCCGGGCCAGCGGTgcacggtggtggcggcggtggcaaaAAGCTGGGCAATTCCAACTTGGCAGGCGTGGGTAGTGGTGCAGGAATGGCCAACTTGAAGGTGTACAACAGTATGCAGCCGGCTAACATGGGTCGTCTGCAGCAAGAGCGCGACTTTTCGACAATGGGCACCGATGGCATCAGCATCCATGGGTCGGGAGTCGGTGGAGGTATGCCGCCGGGCAGCACCATCTCCGTGAGCAGTGGTGCCATTCGGACTGCCGGCGGCAACATTGTCGGTACCGCCGCGGTCATGCTGGAAAAGGATCGCAATCACATGGGCGGCGTTGGCAGTGGACCCGGCAGTGGTGGGGTGGGCGGTGTCGGCGGAGGTGGAATGAATGCGAAGTACATTCATGGTGCATCGATCGCCACGATGAATGCCACTGGTGCCATGGTAGGCGGAAGCGTACTGCCACCCGGAGCCGGCCCCAACGTAGTGCCGAGCGTGATGGCAAACCTAGTGTCGGCGAATGTTGGAGGAGGTGGTAGCGGCGGTGGTATAAACGCGATCAAACGATCGCCTTCGTACGCAGCGGGCCAGATCGGGCTGGTGGGTCCGGGCGGCCCGGCTGGCCACGGTAACAACATGAGCTCGTCGCGCGATCGTGGCGACGGCAGCGGCCCGCCGCCGATCAAGCGGCACAAGCCCATCTGCAGGGACGTGTCGCTGGCAGAAGCGTCCAAGTACGGCACGCTGAACGATTACGCGTTCTTCGACAAGGTCCGCAAAGCGCTGCGCAGTCCGGACGTGTACGAAGACTTCCTGCGCTGCCTGACGCTCTACAACCAGGAGATCGTGTCGAAGATGGAGCTACAGACGCTGGTTTCGCCGTTCCTGAACCGGTTTCCCGATCTGCTAAAGTGGTTCCAGGACTTCCTCGGCCCGTCCACCGGGGTCGGTGGTGGGGCGGCGAACGATTGCATACCGCTCACGGCAGCGGCTGCGGCCGCCGCCCGCCAGGATCGCGATCGCACGCAGAGCGAGCTGGCCGCGGATGTCGATTTGTCGACGTGCAAGCGGCTCGGTGCGAGCTACTGCGCGCTGCCCAAATCTCACGAAGGTGTGAAGTGCTCCGGCCGAACGAACCTCTGCCGGGACGTGCTAAACGACACGTGGGTGTCCTTCCCGACCTGGGCCGAAGACTCCACGTTCGTGACGTCGCGCAAGACGCAGTACGAGGAGTTCATTTACCGGTGTGAGGATGAGCGCTTCGAGCTGGATGTGGTCATCGAGACGAACAGTGCCACGATTCGCGTGCTGGAAGGCGTGCAGAAGAAGCTGACGCGCATGTCGCAGGATGAAGTGAGCCGGTTCCGATTGGACGACTGTCTGGGCGGAACGTCAACCACGATACACCAGCGCGCTCTGAGGCGCATCTATGGCGATAAGGCGGCGGATATCATACAGGGGCTGAAGAAGAACCCATCGGTGGCCGTACCGGTCGTGTTGCGACGCATGAAAGCCAAGGAGGAAGAATGGCGAGAAGCACAGAAG AGTTTCAACAAACAATGGCGAGAGCAAAACGAAAAGTACTACCTGAAATCCTTGGACCACCAGGGTATCAACTTCAAGCAGACCGACATTAAAGCCCTCCGATCGAAAAGTTTGTTCAATGAAATTGAGACACTTTTTGATGAGGTGAGTTACATGAAG CGCCATGAGCAGAACGACGATGCAGCGGCCGTCCCGCAGGCCAGTGGGCCTCATATGACCATACCATACAAAGACAAGACAATACTGGAAGATGCTGCAAACCTGCTGATACACCACGTGAAACGGCAGACGGGCATCCAAAAGCAGGAGAAAGCCCGGATAAAGCACATCCTGCGGCAGTTTGTGCCGGATCTATTTTTCGCTCCTCGTCAGCAGCTCAGTGAAGACGAGCGAGAAGAGG ATGATAAAGATACGGAGATGGAACAAGACGAGGAGGTTAGCAGCGCTGGCAAATCGTCTAGCAGTGGTAAAAAATCGTCCAGCAATGTCCCGAGCTTTTCTGGTAGCAATTCAACTAGCAATTGCAATCCATCCAGTAATGCTTCGGGCGCGGCTACCTCCACCGATACGTCAGCGACCAGCACGAGTGTATCGGAAGGAACCGGCAAGGATGGGGAAGGTGGCAACGGTGGTGCATCGAAAACAGTCTCAATGTCTTCAACCTCCGCTGATCTGCAATCGGCTACTTCCTCATCCACGACGGTGACTTCATCTGGCGCCGAAGCCTCCCGAACGAAGGAAGACGGCAATGGAAGCAGCAACACCGCAAGCGGAAACGACGACAGCTCCACGGATAAGTCGACGACAATAAAGATAGAAATTAAAGAAGAAAGCGATGCATCTATGATGCAGGATCCGGCTTCCGCGAGCTCTGGAACCACCGGGCAGCAGCCGATGAGCCCTCCGTTACCACCGCACGCCGTCAGCAAACATATC GAGGAAGCATATACGCTATTCTTCACGAACAACAGCTGGTACCTGTTCCTGCGGTTGCACGCGATACTGTGCGAACGTTTGCGTTCGATCTACGAGCGCGCTCAGATAATCGCGGCAGAGGAGCGTGCATACGAGAGCACCCGGAACAACAGTACCGCCACCGCGTTACGGTTAAAGCCGAAGAGTGAAATCCGTATCGAGGAGTACTACAACATTTTCCTGGACATGTTGAAAAACCTGCTCGATGGCAATATGGAATCGAGCAGCTACGAAGACACACTACGGGAAATGTTTGGCATTCACGCCTATATTGCATTTACACTCGATCGG GTTGTACAAAACGCGGTACGACAGTTACAACACTGCGTCACGGAACGGGGAGCACTGGAGTGTGTAGAATTGTTCCAGGCCGAGCAAAGACGGGGTGGTGCCGGTGGCCTGTGCCGGACAGCTAACCGGCGGATCGCGGCCGAGCTGGCATATCAGCGGAAGGCAGAAGCTGCACTGCAGGatgaaaattgtttcaaaatcTACATC TACAAAATCGATTGCCGGGTTACAATCGAGCTGCTGGACACCGAGTCGGACGACACGGCAAACAACTTCGCCAGCACGCAAGCCTACGGCTCCTACGTCAATCGTCTCTCAAACCCAGCCGCCACTGGTACCGGAAGTGATAGTGGtggaggcggtggtggtggtggtggtggcagtggtggaggtggtggtggcgtaggtagtggtggtggaagtgttgctgctgcaaacgCCGCAGCTAGTGGAAGTAGTGTCACCGGTGGTGCaagtggtgctggtggtgttggtaATAGTGGTGGTGGAAGTGGTGTGGCGGAAACTGGTGCATCGGTGAACTCGAGTAGCggcagtagtagtggtggaaACAATAATCACAACAGCACACCCGCCGGAACAAcaaacagtagcagcagcagcagcagcaacaacagtgcCGCTGGTGGAAGCACTGGAAATGCTGAGGTTAAAACGGAAACTCCCGACGTCGAGCTG AAACCGCAGCAATTAGTGGGCTCTACGCGTATGCCCGTATTCCTATCCCGCAATGCAAGGCACAGCCGAAAGCACACAGTGGGGAAAATTTCGGTCAACATCGAGGGAAATCCGGCAACGCTGAAGGAGCTGCAGGCGGGCGATGCTGGAGAAGAAATTtcccccaacagcagcaaagccGCGAAAGCTTCTGATGCAaattcctcctcctcctccttctcctcttcctcgaCGAGTAATGGgtcgaagcagcagcagtcacaTTCGAATGTTGGCGGCGCGGAGGGTGAAAAACAACGTGCCCTAAACGAATCAACCAGTGAAGCTACCGGTGCTACCGGAGGAAAAGTAAAGTTCTCCCAGCAAGAAGAAAGTGGTGCGACCACTGGGAAAGGAGAAACGAATCCTTCATcttctcctgctgctgctgctgctgctgcttcggcaACGAGGGATAGCTGTGGAAATGGCGGAAAAGCTGCTAGCAGtggcaacaataacaatctaAACAAcatcaataacaataacagcaTTTGCAGCACCAACAAACAGCTAGACAATCCGCTCTGGTTCGGCGGTAGTGGCGTGAAGAAGGCTCCACCACCCGAAAGGCTGCCGTGTATGAATGGTGCGGATCGCAATCTGCTCTACATCGATGATAGCGAGCAGATGAAAGTGAACCGTACCTTCAAGACGAACCAGGTGCAGAAGAAGAACTTCACGATGTATCGGCCTGGAGCACTGACACGCGCAAGAAAG AGCCACTGTCGCGTTACTACACGGATGAACCAAAGGTTTAAGAAGGTGGTGGATACGTGGCTGGATCAGCATGTAACCGCTTCCCAGCGGGCAATGTGTGTTGATTGGTTGCTCGGTAAGCGGCAGGACCTCATGAAGAACAcaacctccgttatcgttcaAGACAATGGATTGAGCCGTACTCCGTACGCGCCTTACAATAGGTATAAGGTAGATCAAATAGAGATGATGATGGAGTAG